The DNA sequence AGGTGAATCGGATGCGAGCCGTTTTCCGAACTGATATCGGCCAAATTCGCGAGCATAACGAAGACAACGGCGGTGTATTTGTCAACGAAAGCGGCCAATATTTCGCGGTTGTCGCCGATGGAATGGGCGGTCACCGCGCCGGCGATGTGGCGAGCGCGATGGCGGTGGCGCACTTGCAAGAGCAATGGGAGCAAGCGCCGTGCGTTTCCTCGCCGGCTGAGGCGGAGCAGTGGCTGAAAGTGCAGATCGCAGCCGCCAATGAGCGGCTGTTTCGCTACGCCCTCTCCCATCCGGAATGCCAAGGGATGGGAACGACGGTCGTCGGCGCCATTTGCGCTGGGCCGTTTGCCACCATCGCGCATATCGGCGACAGCCGCTGCTACTTATTGAACCAAAACGGAATTCAACAGTTGACCGATGACCATTCTCTTGTCAATGAGCTGGTCAAAAGCGGGCAAATTTCCAAAGAGGACGCCGAACACCATCCACGCAAAAACGTGCTTTTGCGGGCGCTTGGCACCGAACCGGCCGTGAAGGTCGATATCAAAACCGTTTCCATCGATGACGGCGATATGCTCCTGCTATGCTCGGACGGATTGTCAAATAAAGTGCCCGAGGCAGACATCGTGCAAATTTTGACCGGTGCCGGCGCGCTTGAAGAAAAAGCGCAGGCGCTCATCGAATTGGCGAACGGGCGGGGCGGAGAAGACAACATTTCGCTTGCAGTCGTTGATTTTTCAGTGGAACGTGAAGGTGGGTGATCGGCGTGCTTATCGGAAAGCGATTGAACGACCGCTACAAAATCATCAGCCTGATCGGCGGCGGCGGCATGGCGAATGTCTATTTGGCCCGCGACATCATTTTGGAGCGCGATGTCGCCGTGAAAGTGCTCCGCCTTGATTTTGCCAACGACGACCGGTTTATTAAACGGTTCCGCCGCGAAGCGCAGGCGGCGACGAGCTTAAATCATGAGCATATTGTGCCGATTTACGACGTCGGCGAGGAAGAAGGCCTTTATTATATCGTGATGGAGTATGTGCGCGGTTCGACGCTGAAACAGTACATTCAGCAGCATGCCCCGCTTCCGGTCGAGCGGGCGCTTTGCATCATGGACCAACTGACGTCGGCCATCGCCCATGCCCATGAGAACGGTATTATCCACCGCGACATTAAACCGCAAAACATTTTGCTTGATGAGCACGGCAACGTGAAAGTGACCGACTTCGGCATCGCGGTGGCGATGAGCGGAACGACGATTACACAGACGAACTCGGTGCTCGGTTCGGTTCATTATTTGTCGCCGGAGCAGGCGCGCGGCGGCATTGCCACTGAAAAGTCGGACATTTATTCGCTTGGCATCGTCATGTTTGAGCTTGTCACCGGCCGGCTGCCGTTTTCCGGCGAATCGGCCGTTTCGATCGTGCTGAAGCATTTGCAGGCGGAAACGCCGTCGCCCAAGGCGTGGAATCCCGACATTCCGCAAAGCGTCGAAAATATTATTTTAAAAGCGACGGCGAAAGACCCGTTTTACCGCTATGAATCGGCGCGCGCCATGAACGAGGACATCCGGACGGCGCTGGACCCGAGGCGGCGCAACGAGGCCAAATTCACGATCCCGGATGACGGCGATGAAGCGACGAAGGCCATCCCGATCATAAAACATCCGGAAAGCGCCGCGCTTGAGCCGGAGACGCTTGTCTATGAGGAAAAGGCGAACGAGCCGGCCAAAGCGGATGACGAGCCAAAGGCGAAGCCGAAACGGAAGCGGGTCTGGATCGCCTGGCTTGCCGCCGTCATCCTATTGCTTGGAGCGGCCGGCGTGAGCGCGCTCACATGGATTCCGGACGTGTTCTTTCCAAAGGAAGTGACGGTGCCGGATGTCGTCAATAAAGACTATGACGAAGCTGTTGAACAGTTGTCGGCGCTCGGCTTGGAAATCAAAGACACGATCGATGTCGAAGATGATGCAATAGAAGAAGGAAAAGTCGTGCGCACCGACCCGGAAGCCGGAATGACGGTGAAGCAAGGGGCCGGCATTGTCATCTATAAGAGCGCCGGCAAAAAGAAAATCGAGTTTCCAAGCTTTATCGGCGACGATATTTCGGCCGCCGAGGAGGAGCTGCGCGCGGAAGGGTTCACTCGCATTACGCGCAACGGCCGCCATAGCGATAAGCCGGAAGGGACGATTTTGGATCAATATCCGTACGCCGGCGATGAAGTCGTGCCGAGCGAAACGGAAGTGATGTTCACGGTCAGCCTCGGTCCGGAAACCGTAACGCTCAAAGACTTGAGCGGCTATACGGAAAAAAGTGTGCGCGACTACGGCGAAGACCAAGGGCTGCGCATTGAAGTGAAGTACGAGTATTCCGATGAAGTGCCGAAAGGGCTTGTCATCTCGCAAACTCCGGCAGCCAATGAGCAGGTGGAAAAAGGCAAGACTGTTACGGTCGTCATTTCCCGCGGCCCGGAGCCGAAGCCATCCAAAACGGTCATCAAAGAAATCGTCATCCCATACGAGCCGGCGGAAAACGGACAGGTGGTGGAAGCCCAGCTTTACATTCAAGATGCGAACCATAACATGACAACGCCATATAAAACGTACCGGCTGACAGGGCCGGCCACGGAGATCGTAGAGTTTGAAATTCCATACGGGGAGACGGCGTATTATCGCGTTATTGTCAACAATGTTGTCAAAGACGAAGGATCGATTCCATATCCAGAACACGGCGGAAAAAAGGAGTGAGGCTATGGCAGAAGGGCAAATCATCAAAGCGTTGAGCGGATTTTATTACGTGCTCTCGGAAGGGAATGTGTTTCAGTGCCGCGGGCGCGGTGTGTTTCGCAAGCAAAAAGTGACGCCGCTTGTCGGCGACCGCGTCGTCTTTACGGCGACAAGTGAGACGGAAGGCTACATTTTGGACATTCGCGAGCGGCAAAATGAACTGGTGCGGCCGCCGATCGCCAACGTCGAGCAGGCGATTTTAGTTTTTTCTGCCGTAAGCCCGGACTTTAGCGCCAAGCTGTTGGACCGCTTTCTCGTCTTAATCGAATCGAAGGAAATTGCGCCGATTATCGTCATTAGCAAAATGGATTTGCTCGATGGCGAGGCGAAAGACGCGATCGCCCGTTATGCAGGTGATTACCGGCGCATTGGCTATGAGGTGATTGAGACGTCGACCGTGACAAAAGACGGCCTCGATAAGCTGGCGGCGCACCTGCGCGGCCGCGTCTCGGTCGTTGCCGGACAGTCCGGCGTCGGCAAGTCATCGCTGTTAAATGCGCTTCGCCCGGATTTGCGGCTGAAAACCGGCGATATTTCCACCCATTTAGGGCGCGGCAAACATACGACCCGCCACGTCGAGCTGCTGGAGGTGGCCGGCGGGCTCGTCGCCGACACACCGGGGTTTAGCGCCCTCGAGTTCGACGATATTGAACTTGACGAGCTGCCGCGCTATTTTCCGGAATTCCGGGAATACGGAGAAGGGTGCAAGTTCCGCGGCTGCCTTCATGTGGCCGAACCGAAATGTGCGGTCCGCGAGGCGGCTGAGGCTGGGGACATTCCGCCGTACCGCTACGACCATTATTTAAGTTTTGTTGCGGAAATGAAAGAACGAAAGCCGAGGTATTGAACGATGATTCGAATTGCGCCATCGATTTTGTCAGCTGATTTTTCCCGTTTGGCCGAGGAAATCCGTTCGGTGGAAGAAGGCGGAGCCGATTGGCTTCATGTCGATGTCATGGACGGACGGTTCGTGCCGAATATCACGATCGGGCCGCCGGTCGTTGCCGCCATTCGCCCGGTGACGAAGCTGCCGCTTGACGTTCATTTAATGATCGCCGACCCTGACCGATACATTCCGGCGTTCGCCAAAGCCGGGGCGGACATCATCTCCGTCCACGCCGAGGCGTGCGTGCATTTGCACCGGACGATTCACTTTATTAAAGAGCAAGGTGTCAAGGCCGGGGTCGTGTTGAATCCGCATACGCCGGTTGAGACAATCCGCCATGTCATCGCCGATGTCGATCTTGTCCTATTGATGACAGTCAACCCGGGGTTTGGCGGGCAGGCGTTCATTCCGTCCGTCGTGCCGAAAATTCGCGAAGTCGCCCGTTTGGCCGGCGAACAAAACAAGGCGCTGGACATCGAAGTGGACGGCGGCGTCAACGCGAAAACAGCGCCGCTTTGCGCCGAAGCCGGGGCGAATGTGCTCGTCGCCGGGTCGGCCATTTACAATGAGGCGGACCGGGCGGCGGCCATTCGCGCTTTGCGAGAAGCGTGCGCCAAGTAGAGAACGGGCTCCTGCATCCGGCAGCCGCTGCAACGGTAGGCGGTGAGCGCCGGAAAAGCCAGGCAAGGCGAAACAAGGCTTTTTCTTATTGAAAAAGGCGAAGGGGGGAAGGGGAATGGTGATCCATATTGTCGGCGGCGGCCCGCGTGAGCTTCTCCCTAGCTTGCGCCGCTATGACGGCGCGGATGTGCATTGGGTCGGCGTCGACCGCGGCACAACGGCGCTGCTTGAAGCCGGCCTCCAGCCGGTGCGGGCGTTTGGCGATTTCGATTCCGTGCCGGCTGAAGAAGTGGCCAAGCTTCAGCAAATGCTTCCGGATTTGGAAATATGGCCGGCAGAAAAAGACAAAACAGATATGGAGATCGCCCTTGATTGGGCGGTGGAACAGGACGCCTGCCACATCCGTCTGTTTGGCGCCACCGGCGGACGGCTTGACCATCTGTTTGGCAATGTCGAGCTGTTGCTGAAATACGCCGGCCGGCCGATTGAAATCGTCGACCGGCAAAATGTGTTGACCGTCCATCTGCCCGGCGTGCATACGATCACACGCGACGATCGATACCGCTATGTGTCTTACATCCCGATTTCTGAAACGGTGGCGGGGCTCACGCTTATTGGATTTAAATATCCATTGGCCGACTGTCATATTTCCCGCGGTTCCACACTATGTATTAGTAACGAACTTATCCAATCTTCCGGTACTTTTTCGTTTTCGGAAGGCATATTAATGATGATAAGGAGCAGCGATTTTGCCGGCTGCCCGTAGTTGCGATTGGTCAGCAACGGAATATACTGGATAAGGAAATGGCGGGAAGTGCGTGATATGACGGGTGTGAGGAGGGAATCGGGATGAAGTTTTATACGATCAAGCTGCCGAAATTTTTAGGCGGAATTGTGCGGGCGGTGTTGAACGCGTTTAAAAAAGGGTAAGAAAAAAGCACCATTTTTGGTGCTTTTTTTGTTGAACGGTTAGACGCGTTTTACTTTTCCGGATTTCAGGGCGCGCGCCGAAACCCAAACGCGTTTCGGTTTGCCGTCGACTAAAATGCGCACTTTTTGCAAGTTGGCTTTCCACGTGCGGCGGCTGGCGTTCATGGCGTGCGAACGTGTGTTGCCGAACGATTTTTTCTTGCCGGTAATGAAGCATTTCGCCATCGTTTTTCCCTCCTTGCTTTTACATCCCTCTAAAAACACTATTATAATTTATCATACAACGGAAGGGATTGCAATAGACGCGCTCTTTCTCTTTCAAGAAAATGTCCTTGACATATATTTCAGTTTTCGGCTAAATAATACTAGTGGGCGGCCGAGCGCTTTGAAAACAGAAAACGTTATAGTACAATGGGGGTAGCTGTGCGAGATACGCAAAGGGGGAACGAACATGTCAATTGAATGGCAAACAAAATATGGGCGCATTGAAATTGCCAATGAGGTCATTGCCATGATTGCCGGGGGAGCGGCCGTCGATTGCTACGGCATTGTCGGAATGGCGTCGAAAAATCAAATTCGCGACGGGCTGTCGGAAATTTTGCGCCGTGAGAACTTTTCCAAAGGAGTTATCGTCCGCGAGGAAAACGGCGAAGTACATATCGACATGTACATCATCGTCAGTTACGGGACGAAAATTTCCGAAGTCGCCCACAATGTGCAGTCGAAAGTGAAATATACACTCGATCAGACGCTTGGATTGGCGGTTCAGTCCATCAACATTTACGTCCAAGGGGTTCGGGTGGTGAATCCGTAGTAAGGGGGAATCAGCCGGTGGCAATGAGGACGCTTGACGGAAGACGGTTTGCCGATATGGTGCAGCAAGGAGCCGCGCATTTGGCGAACAACGCCAAGGCGGTCGATGCGCTGAACGTCTTTCCGGTTCCAGATGGCGATACAGGAACAAACATGAACTTGTCGATGACGTCCGGAGCGAAAGAGGTGAAGGCGCATGTCTCCGACCATATCGGCAACGTCGCCGCGGCGCTGGCGAAAGGATTGTTGATGGGGGCGCGCGGCAATTCCGGCGTTATTTTGTCGCAGTTGTTCCGCGGGTTTGCCAAAGCGGTGGAAGGCAAACCGCAAGTGGACGGCTTCGAATTTGCCGCCGCCCTGCAAGCGGGGGTCGATACGGCCTATAAGGCGGTGATGAAGCCGGTCGAAGGAACGATCCTCACCGTAGCGAGAGAGGCGGCGCGAAAGGCAATTGAAACAGCGAAAAAAGATCGCGATGTCGTATCGGTGATGGAAGCGGCGCTTGCGGAGGCGAAAGCCGCGCTCAAGCGCACGCCGGAGCTGCTGCCGGTCTTAAAGGAAGTCGGGGTTGTCGACAGCGGCGGCCAAGGGCTTGTGTACGTGTACGAAGGATTCCTTGCCGCTTTGAAAGGAGAAGCTGTCAGCACCGCTCCCGCCGAAGTGCCGATGGAAGAGCTTGTAAAGATGGCTCATCATCAAAGCGCGCAAAGCCATATTCATACCGACGAAATTGAGTTTGGCTACTGTACGGAATTCATGGTTCGGTTTGAGAAGGACAAACTGGCCCAGCATCCGTTTTCCGAAGAAGTGTTTCGCCGCGACTTGAGCCGATTTGGCGATTCTTTGCTTGTCGTCGCCGACGACGAGCTTGTCAAAGTGCACATCCATTCGGAAACGCCGGGCGAGGTGTTGACCTACGGCCAGCGCTACGGAAGTCTCATCAACATTAAAATTGAAAACATGCGCGAACAGCATGCCAACATCGTCGGCAAAGAGGCGGAACGGCCGCTGCAAGCCGGCGCGGAAGAAGCGAAGCCGTACGGCATCGTTGCCGTCGCGATGGGCGCCGGCGTGGCCGAATTGTTTCAAAGCATCGGCGCGCACGCGGTCATTGAAGGCGGACAGACGATGAACCCAAGCACCGAAGAAATCGCGGAGGCCATTCGCCGCGTCAACGCGGAGACGGTGTTCGTGCTGCCGAACAACAAAAATGTCGTGATGGCGGCCAAACAAGCGGCCGAGCTTTCCGAGCGGCAGGTGATCGTCATCCCATCGAAAACCGTTCCGCAAGGCATGGCGGCGCTCTTGGCGTTCAATCCAGCGCAGTCAGCCGAGCAAAACGAGCGGGCGATGACGGCGGCGCTTTCGCGGGTGAAAACGGGGCAAGTGACGTTTTCCGTGCGCGATACAACAATCGATGGCGTCGAAATCGAAAAAGGCGACTACATGGGGCTGTTCGATGACCGCATCGTCGTCGCCGATAAGGACAAGTTGGCCGTGACGAAGCGGCTGCTTGATGCGCTCATTGACGAGGAAAGTGAAATTGTCACCATTTTGTACGGCGAGGATGCGACCGAAGTGGAAGTGGAAACTGTTGTCGCCTATCTGGAAACGGAATATGATGGAGTGGAAGTCGAAGTGCACAACGGCCGGCAACCGCTCTATCCGTTTATCATTTCCGTCGAATAATATTATGTTAAAATAATAGAAGGGAGCATTCCCTTCTATTTTTTATGCGAACGGAGGAAAGGCACCGATGAAATATAAAAGCGTCTTTGACATCATCGGCCCGGTGATGGTCGGACCGTCAAGCTCGCATACCGCCGGGGCGGCGCGCATCGGCCTCGTCGCGCGCAAGCTGTTTGGAAGACAGCCTGAATGGGCGCACATCTCGTTTTACGGCTCGTTTGCCGAAACGTACCGGGGGCATGGGACCGATGTGGCCATCGTCGCCGGGCTGCTTGGATTTGATACGTTTGATGAGCGCATCCCGGACGCTCTGGCGATCGCTCAGGCTGCGGGAATGGACGTCTCGTTTTCCGCCGAAGAGGCGATTCCGCATCACCCGAACACGGCGCGTGTGCGCATTGGCGACGGAAAAGGGGAGCTTGAGCTTGTCGGCGTGTCCATTGGCGGAGGGAAAATTGAAATCATCGAGTTAAACGGGTTCGAGTTAAAGTTGTCGGGCCATCACCCAGCGCTATTAATCATGCATAACGACCGTTACGGGACGATCGGGGCGGTGGCCAGCGCGCTGGCGAAGCATGCCATTAATATCGGCCATATGGAAGTATCGCGCAAGGAAAAAGGGAAGGAAGCGCTGATGACGATCGAAGTCGATCAACCGTTGACCGACGAGCTTTTGCAAGAGTTGGAGCAGCTGCCTAACATTATTCAAGTAACCAAACTCGTTGATTAAATCGAAAACGGTTCCATGTTTTGCGAAGACAGCCATGATGACGGACAGGAAGGATGGGGAAAAGAGAATGTTTCGCAATGTTGCCGAGCTTGTTGCATTGGCGGAAAAAGAGCAAATCAAAATCGCTGAGGTGATGATCCGCCAAGAAGTCGGAGTGAGCGGGCGCAGCCGGGAGGAGATTATGGCGCAAATGGAGCGCCACCTCGAAGTGATGGAGCGGGCTGTTGAAAGAGGGCTGCAAGGAGTCGTTTCCCGCTCGGGGCTGACAGGCGGCGATGCGGTGCGGGTGCAGCGCTATATCGAGCAGGGCCGCTTTTTGTCCGGGGAAACGATTTTGGATGCCGTCAGCAAAGCCATGGCGACAAATGAAGTGAACGCGGCCATGGGCGTCATTTGTGCAACGCCGACAGCGGGCTCAGCCGGCGTTGTCCCCGGGACGCTGTTTGCCGTGAAAGAGCGGTTGAATCCGACGAGAAAAGAAATGGTCGAATTTTTGTTCACCGCTGGGGCGTTCGGCTATGTCGTTGCCAACAATGCTTCCATCTCAGGGGCGGCCGGCGGCTGTCAAGCCGAAGTCGGTTCGGCAGCCGGCATGGCGGCTGCGGCGCTCGTTGAGCTGGCCGGCGGAACGCCTGCTCAAGCAGCCGAAGCGATGGCGATCGCCTTAAAAAATATGCTAGGATTAGTATGTGATCCTGTCGCTGGCTTGGTCGAAGTGCCGTGCGTCAAACGGAATGCGATGGGGGCGGCCAACGCCATGATCGCTGCTGATATGGCGCTGGCCGGTGTAAAAAGCCGCATTCCGTGTGATGAAGTGATCGAGGCGATGTACCGCATCGGCGCGGCCATGCCGGTGGCGCTGAAAGAAACTGCGCAAGGGGGGTTGGCCGCGACGCCGACCGGCCGCGCCATCGCGGCCCGCATTTTCGGCGCTTCTGCGGCATCGAAGTGAACGAAACGATGCAACAGCCGGTGACGGCGGTCAAAGGCATCGGTGAAGAAACGGCTGCGGCGCTCGCCGACATCGGCATCACAACCGTCGGCGACCTGCTCATGTATGCGCCGTACCGGTATGACGATTACGAACAAAAAGATCTAGCCGCCGCCCGCCATGAAGAAAAAGTGACAGTGGAAGGGAAGGTGCACAGCGCCCCGCTTGTAACGTATTACGGAAAAAAAAAGTCGCGCCTTTCCTTTCGCCTGCTTTCCGGCCGCTATTTAATCACGGTTGTCTGCTTCAACCGCCCGTATTTGAAAGAAAAACTCGCCTTCAATGAAACGGTGACCGTAATCGGCAAATGGGACCGGCACCGGCAGGCGATCAACGCCTATGAGCTTCGTTTCGGGGCCGCCCCGGAGACGGCCGGCATTGAACCGGTCTATTCGGTGCGCAGCCCGCTGACGGTCAAAACGATGCGCCGGCTCATGAAGGCGGCGTTCGCCCAGTTTGGCGCGCACATTCCCGATCCGCTGCCGCCCGCTTTGCGCCGCGCCTACCGTCTTGTCGACAAGCAGGAGGCGGTTCGCGCCCTTCATTTTCCGCGCTCGCGTGAAGAGTTGCACCAGGCGCGACGCCGGCTCGTCTATGAAGAGTTTTTGCTGTACCAGCTGAAAATGCAGGCGTTTCGGCGAATTGTGCGCGACGGGCAGCACGGCGTCGCCCATTCGTTTTCCGAAGAGCGGCTGGCGGCGTTTCTTTCCGCTTTGCCGTTTTCATTAACGAACGCCCAGCGGCGCGTCATCAAGGAGATTTTGGCCGATATGCGGGCGCCAAGGCAAATGAACCGTCTTTTGCAAGGCGATGTCGGCTCCGGCAAGACGGTCGTGGCCGCCGTGGCGCTGTATGCGGCGGTATTGTCCGGCTTTCAAGGAGCGCTGATGGTGCCGACGGAAATTTTGGCTGAGCAGCATGCCCGCTCGCTCGCCGACCTGTTTGCCGGCACAGATGTCACGCTGGCGCTGTTGACAAGCTCCGTGAAAGGGAAGAGGCGCAAAGAGCTGCTTGCGGAATTGGAGGAAGGGGCGATCGACATCGTCATTGGGACGCATGCGTTGATTCAAGAAGGTGTACAGTTTCGCCGGCTCGGCCTCGCCATTACTGATGAGCAGCACCGGTTTGGCGTCGAGCAGCGTCGCATTTTGCGCGAAAAGGGGCATGCCCCGGACGTGCTGATGATGACGGCGACGCCGATTCCGCGCACGCTGGCGATCACGGCGTTCGGCGATATGGACGTATCAGTGCTCGACGAAATGCCGGCCGGGCGGAAGAAAGTGGAAACGTATTGGGTCAAGCATCATCAATTCGCGCGTGTGCTCGATTTTATCGAAAAAGAGCTTCGTCGGGGGCATCAGGCGTACGTCATTTGTCCGCTTATTGAAGAGTCGGAAAAATTGGATGTGCAAAATGCCATTGATGTTCATAGTCAGCTCGTCCACTACTACCGCGGGAAATATGAGATCGGCCTCATGCACGGCCGGCTGTCGGCCGATGAAAAAGAAGCGGTGATGCGAGCGTTCAGTGAAAACCGCATTCATGTGCTCGTTTCGACAACGGTCGTGGAAGTCGGGGTGAATGTGCCGAACGCCACCGTGATGGTCATCTATGACGCCGAACGGTTTGGACTTGCCCAGCTTCATCAGCTGCGCGGCCGGGTCGGGCGGGGGGACGCCCAGTCATACTGCATTTTAATTGCCGACCCGAAATCGGAAGTCGGCAAAGAACGGATGCGCATCATGACGGAGACGACGGACGGGTTTGTGCTGGCGGAAAAGGATTTGGAGCTGCGTGGTCCAGGCGATTTTTTCGGCACGAAACAAAGCGGGCTTCCGGAGTTTCAATTTGGCGATCCGGTGCATGATTACCGCATCTTGGAAGTCGCGCGCCGCGATGCCGCCAAACTCGTGTCGACGACGGCGTTTTGGAGTGATGAAGCGTACGCGGGGCTGCGCGCCGAACTTGAGGCGTCCGGCGTGCTCGATGGAGAAAAGCTAGATTAATAGGCAGGCGGCAAAATGTGACCGCTTTTCACTTTTTCTGCTTGCATTCCGTTTTTTGATATTATATATTACTTTTAGTACCTAGTCATAAAACCGGACGGTGTAACGAATCGATGAGAAAAAGCAAACGCGAACGGCAACGGCTGCTGCAGGAGACGATCCGGGAAAATCCGTTTATTACCGACGAAGAGCTGGCAGAAAAGTTCTCAGTCAGCGTGCAGACGATCCGCCTCGACCGGCTTGAACTGTCGATTCCGGAGCTGCGCGAGCGCATTAAACATGTCGCCCGCCAGTCGTTCGCGGATAAAGTGCGGGCGCTGCCGCTTGAGGAAGTGATCGGCGATATTATCGACATTGAGCCGGATGAGAGCGCCATTTCCATTTTCGATGTGAAAGAAGATCATGTGTTCCGGCGCACCCGCATCGCCCGCGGCCATCATTTGTTCGCCCAGGCGAATTCGCTCGCCGTTGCCGTAATCCATGACGAATTGGCGCTGACGGCGAAAGCGACGATCCGCTTTGTTCGTCAAGTCAAGGAAGGCGAACGGGTGGTGGCGAAGGCGAAGGTGACCGGCAAAACGGCGAACGGGCGCACGATTGTCGACGTAAACAGCTACGTCGGCCAAGAGCTCGTGTTTTCCGGAACGTTCGAGATGTATCGTTCAAACATAGAGAAAAAGGATGGCGACAGCAATGAACATCGCGATTGATGCCATGGGAGGCGACCATGCTCCACGCGAAATCGTCCTTGGGGCGGCTCGAGCCGCCGCGCATTTTCCCGACATTCATATTACGCTTATCGGCGACGAAGCGAAAATCCGTCCGCATGTGCCGGACGGAGGGCGCCTGTCGATCCTCCATGCCGATGAGGTGATTGAAGCGACCGATGAGCCGGTGCGGGCTGTGCGGCGCAAAAAAAACTCGTCGTTGGTGCGCATGGCGGAAGAAGTGAAAGAAGGACGCGCTGACGCGTGCATATCGGCCGGCAATACTGGTGCGTTGATGGCGGCTGGGCTGTTTGTCGTTGGGCGGATTGCCGGCATCGACCGGCCAGCGCTCGCGCCGACATTGCCTACGCTAGACGGGCGGGGGTTTGTCTTTTTGGATGTCGGCGCCAATGTCGACGCCCGCCCGGAGCATTTGCAGCAATATGCGATTATGGGGCACGTGTATGCCCAACAAGTGCGGGGCATCGCCAAGCCGCGCATCGGCCTGCTCAACGTCGGCACCGAAGATCAAAAAGGGAATGAAACCGTGAAGCGGGCGTTCTCCTTGCTGAAAGAAACGAACCTTCATTTCATTGGCAATGTGGAGGCGCGCGATTTGCTCAATGGCGTGGCCGATGTCGTTGTCGCTGATGGGTTTGCCGGCAATGTCGCCTTAAAAACGATCGAGGGAACGGCGATGGCGCTTTTTTCGTTGCTCAAGCAGACGCTGACAAGCGGCGCGGTCGCAAAACTCGCCGCCGCTGTCCTCAAGCCGAAGCTCGCCGGACTGAAAAAGATGATGGACTACTCCGAATACGGCGGGGCGGCGTTGTTCGGCTTGAACGCTCCGGTCATTAAAGCGCACGGCTCATCCGATGCGAACGCTATTTTCCATGCCGTCCGCCAAGCGCGCGAGATAGTGGCCCATGATGTCATTGGCACGATCAAAGCGGAGCTCGAGCGGGCATAATGGATAAAGGAGGAAGCAAAATGGGTAAAATCGCCTTTTTATTTCCGGGACAAGGGTCGCAAACGGTCGGCATGGCCAAGGACGCCGCCGACCGCGACGCCCGCGCCCGTGCGGTGATTGAGGCGGCTGACGAGCGGCTCGGATTTCCGCTTTCTTCGCTCATGTTCAACGGGCCGCAAGCTGAGCTGACGCTGACGTACAACGCCCAGCCGGCGCTTTTGACCGCTAGCATCGCCTTGCTTCAGCTCGTAGACGGAGAAGGCTTGAAGGCCGATTACGTCGCCGGCCATAGTTTGGGTGAATACACGGCGCTCGTGGCCGCCGGCGCCATGTCGTTTGCCGACGCTGTCTATGCGGTGCGCCGCCGCGGCGAGCTGATGGATGAAGCGGTGCCGGCCGGCGAAGGGACGATGGCTGCCGTATTAGGGATGGAGGCAGAGGCGCTCGAAGCGGTGACGAACGAAATTGCCGCCCAAGGCCATCCGGTTGAGCCGGCCAATTTCAACTGCCCGGGGCAAATCGTCATCTCCGGTTCGAAAGCGGGAGTGGAAAAGGCGGGGCAGTTGGCGAAAGAGCGCGGCGCGAAACGCGTCATTTCGCTGGAAGTGAGCGGACCGTTCCATTCGTCGCTCATGAAGCCGGCGGCGGAAAAACTGCAGGCTGTTCTTGACAGCCTGGCCATTGAAGATGCTGCTG is a window from the Geobacillus stearothermophilus ATCC 12980 genome containing:
- the fapR gene encoding transcription factor FapR, which encodes MRKSKRERQRLLQETIRENPFITDEELAEKFSVSVQTIRLDRLELSIPELRERIKHVARQSFADKVRALPLEEVIGDIIDIEPDESAISIFDVKEDHVFRRTRIARGHHLFAQANSLAVAVIHDELALTAKATIRFVRQVKEGERVVAKAKVTGKTANGRTIVDVNSYVGQELVFSGTFEMYRSNIEKKDGDSNEHRD
- the plsX gene encoding phosphate acyltransferase PlsX; this encodes MNIAIDAMGGDHAPREIVLGAARAAAHFPDIHITLIGDEAKIRPHVPDGGRLSILHADEVIEATDEPVRAVRRKKNSSLVRMAEEVKEGRADACISAGNTGALMAAGLFVVGRIAGIDRPALAPTLPTLDGRGFVFLDVGANVDARPEHLQQYAIMGHVYAQQVRGIAKPRIGLLNVGTEDQKGNETVKRAFSLLKETNLHFIGNVEARDLLNGVADVVVADGFAGNVALKTIEGTAMALFSLLKQTLTSGAVAKLAAAVLKPKLAGLKKMMDYSEYGGAALFGLNAPVIKAHGSSDANAIFHAVRQAREIVAHDVIGTIKAELERA
- the fabD gene encoding ACP S-malonyltransferase → MGKIAFLFPGQGSQTVGMAKDAADRDARARAVIEAADERLGFPLSSLMFNGPQAELTLTYNAQPALLTASIALLQLVDGEGLKADYVAGHSLGEYTALVAAGAMSFADAVYAVRRRGELMDEAVPAGEGTMAAVLGMEAEALEAVTNEIAAQGHPVEPANFNCPGQIVISGSKAGVEKAGQLAKERGAKRVISLEVSGPFHSSLMKPAAEKLQAVLDSLAIEDAAVPVIANVTAEPVTKKEDIARLLIEQLYSPVRWEQSVRTLLALGVDTFVEIGPGKVLSGLVKKIDRNARVYAVNDLASLETTIAALKGE